In Tripterygium wilfordii isolate XIE 37 chromosome 23, ASM1340144v1, whole genome shotgun sequence, one genomic interval encodes:
- the LOC119993745 gene encoding alpha/beta hydrolase domain-containing protein WAV2-like isoform X1, with protein sequence MGYVNWLMYAAGGIAVAGMALLVAFQEKLVYVPVLPGLTKAYPITPSRLRLLYEDVWLRSSDGVRLHAWFIKVFPDCRGPTILFFQENAGNIAHRLEMVRIMIQKLQCNVFMLSYRGYGASDGYPSQHGITKDAQAALDHLSQRSDIDTSRILVFGRSLGGAVGSMLAKNNPDKVAALVLENTFTSILDMAGVLLPFLKWFIGRSSSKGPKILNFLVRSPWSTIDIIGQVKQPILFFSGLQDEMVPPSHMQLLYAKAAAHNKKCIFVEFPNGMHMDTWLSGGDHYWRTIQQFLEEHVPEKDEKEPSQRDKAVKSYL encoded by the exons ATGGGGTATGTGAATTGGTTGATGTACGCAGCGGGAGGGATAGCGGTGGCCGGGATGGCGTTATTGGTGGCGTTTCAGGAGAAGCTGGTGTACGTGCCGGTGTTACCTGGTCTCACCAAGGCATACCCCATCACCCCCTCCCGCCTCCGTCTACTCTACGAAGATGTCTGGCTCCGATCTTCCGATGGCGTCCGCCTCCATGCATGGTTCATTAAGGTCTTCCCCGATTGTCGAG GTCCAACTATCCTGTTTTTCCAAGAGAATGCTGGAA ATATTGCCCACCGTCTTGAAATGGTTCGCATAATGATACAGAAGTTGCAATGCAATGTTTTCATGCTTTCATACCGAGG ATATGGAGCAAGTGATGGTTATCCTTCTCAGCATGGAATTACCAAGGATGCTCAG GCTGCTCTAGATCATCTTTCTCAGAGGAGTGACATTGACACATCTAGAATACTTGTATTTGGAAGGTCTCTTGGGGGTGCTGTTGGATCCATGCTTGCCAAAAACAACCCTGACAAG GTTGCTGCCCTCGTACTGGAAAACACTTTCACATCTATTCTGGACATGGCTGGAGTTCTACTGCCTTTCCTGAAGTGGTTTATTGGGCGCAGTAGTTCAAAAGGTCCTAAAATTCTTAACTTCCTTGTACGTTCTCCTTGGAGTACCATTGACATAATAGGCCAG GTTAAGCAGCCAATCCTTTTTTTCTCTGGATTGCAAGACGAGATGGTTCCTCCTTCCCATATGCAGCTGTTGTATGCTAAAGCTGCTGCTCATAACAAGAAGtgcatttttgtggaatttcctAATGGCATGCATATGGACACTTGGCTGTCTGGTGGTGATCATTACTGGAGAACAATTCAGCAGTTCCTTGAAGAGCATGTTCCAGAGAAAGATGAAAAAGAACCATCTCAAAGGGATAAAG
- the LOC119993745 gene encoding alpha/beta hydrolase domain-containing protein WAV2-like isoform X3, which produces MGYVNWLMYAAGGIAVAGMALLVAFQEKLVYVPVLPGLTKAYPITPSRLRLLYEDVWLRSSDGVRLHAWFIKVFPDCRGPTILFFQENAGNIAHRLEMVRIMIQKLQCNVFMLSYRGYGASDGYPSQHGITKDAQAALDHLSQRSDIDTSRILVFGRSLGGAVGSMLAKNNPDKVAALVLENTFTSILDMAGVLLPFLKWFIGRSSSKGPKILNFLVRSPWSTIDIIGQVKQPILFFSGLQDEMVPPSHMQLLYAKAAAHNKKCIFVEFPNGMHMDTWLSGGDHYWRTIQQFLEEHVPEKDEKEPSQRDKVKSYL; this is translated from the exons ATGGGGTATGTGAATTGGTTGATGTACGCAGCGGGAGGGATAGCGGTGGCCGGGATGGCGTTATTGGTGGCGTTTCAGGAGAAGCTGGTGTACGTGCCGGTGTTACCTGGTCTCACCAAGGCATACCCCATCACCCCCTCCCGCCTCCGTCTACTCTACGAAGATGTCTGGCTCCGATCTTCCGATGGCGTCCGCCTCCATGCATGGTTCATTAAGGTCTTCCCCGATTGTCGAG GTCCAACTATCCTGTTTTTCCAAGAGAATGCTGGAA ATATTGCCCACCGTCTTGAAATGGTTCGCATAATGATACAGAAGTTGCAATGCAATGTTTTCATGCTTTCATACCGAGG ATATGGAGCAAGTGATGGTTATCCTTCTCAGCATGGAATTACCAAGGATGCTCAG GCTGCTCTAGATCATCTTTCTCAGAGGAGTGACATTGACACATCTAGAATACTTGTATTTGGAAGGTCTCTTGGGGGTGCTGTTGGATCCATGCTTGCCAAAAACAACCCTGACAAG GTTGCTGCCCTCGTACTGGAAAACACTTTCACATCTATTCTGGACATGGCTGGAGTTCTACTGCCTTTCCTGAAGTGGTTTATTGGGCGCAGTAGTTCAAAAGGTCCTAAAATTCTTAACTTCCTTGTACGTTCTCCTTGGAGTACCATTGACATAATAGGCCAG GTTAAGCAGCCAATCCTTTTTTTCTCTGGATTGCAAGACGAGATGGTTCCTCCTTCCCATATGCAGCTGTTGTATGCTAAAGCTGCTGCTCATAACAAGAAGtgcatttttgtggaatttcctAATGGCATGCATATGGACACTTGGCTGTCTGGTGGTGATCATTACTGGAGAACAATTCAGCAGTTCCTTGAAGAGCATGTTCCAGAGAAAGATGAAAAAGAACCATCTCAAAGGGATAAAG
- the LOC119992631 gene encoding nuclear transcription factor Y subunit A-3-like isoform X3, with amino-acid sequence MPEISPTASSCLIRSQRSLLLLVLVQSGSCSKRVDGQMKLAPYLSTRDTAVDPALVDYQNSMAQVPYAYVNACYGSLYTPYGPQAIPQLGAQMVEMASARVPLPLDLADDAPIYVNAKQYHGILRRRQSRAKLEAQNKLVKARKPYLHESRHRHALNRVRGSGGRFLSTNKLQQSITSPTTSMPCVSVSNSIHLHQKNDMSEFKVCQSETAEYMSNATCSDITSVPDGEFLFRQQDHRFSGFSPSMGGGMQGTRLIISSGMQHCASVVR; translated from the exons TTCAAAGTGGAAGTTGCAGCAAAAGGGTGGATGGTCAAATGAAGCTAGCTCCTTATTTGAGTACCCGAGACACTGCTGTCGATCCTGCTCTAGTTGATTATCAGAACTCAATG GCTCAAGTTCCTTATGCTTATGTCAATGCTTGCTATGGCAGTTTATATACTCCATATGGACCACAGGCTATC CCCCAATTAGGAGCTCAGATGGTTGAGATGGCATCTGCGCGAGTCCCACTGCCTCTTGATCTTGCTGATGATGCTCCCATTTATGTAAATGCAAAACAATATCATGGAATTCTCAGAAGGAGACAGTCACGGGCAAAGCTTGAGGCTCAAAACAAACTAGTCAAAGCACGGAAG CCCTACCTTCACGAATCTCGGCATCGTCATGCATTGAATAGGGTTAGAGGATCCGGTGGACGCTTTCTTAGCACAAACAAGCTACAACAATCCATTACATCTCCCACAACTAGCATGCCTTGCGTCTCAGTCTCAAATAGCATTCACTTACATCAAAAGAATGATATGTCGGAGTTCAAAGTCTGTCAGTCAGAAACGGCTGAATATATGTCAAACGCAACATGCTCAGACATCACAAGTGTCCCTGATGGTGAGTTCCTTTTTCGACAACAAGATCACAGGTTCTCAGGCTTCTCGCCTTCCATGGGTGGAGGCATGCAAGGCACTAGGCTCATCATCAGCAGTGGAATGCAGCATTGTGCTTCAGTCGTACGGTGA
- the LOC119993745 gene encoding alpha/beta hydrolase domain-containing protein WAV2-like isoform X2: MGYVNWLMYAAGGIAVAGMALLVAFQEKLVYVPVLPGLTKAYPITPSRLRLLYEDVWLRSSDGVRLHAWFIKVFPDCRGPTILFFQENAGNIAHRLEMVRIMIQKLQCNVFMLSYRGYGASDGYPSQHGITKDAQAALDHLSQRSDIDTSRILVFGRSLGGAVGSMLAKNNPDKVAALVLENTFTSILDMAGVLLPFLKWFIGRSSSKGPKILNFLVRSPWSTIDIIGQVKQPILFFSGLQDEMVPPSHMQLLYAKAAAHNKKCIFVEFPNGMHMDTWLSGGDHYWRTIQQFLEEHVPEKDEKEPSQRDKDFEGR, from the exons ATGGGGTATGTGAATTGGTTGATGTACGCAGCGGGAGGGATAGCGGTGGCCGGGATGGCGTTATTGGTGGCGTTTCAGGAGAAGCTGGTGTACGTGCCGGTGTTACCTGGTCTCACCAAGGCATACCCCATCACCCCCTCCCGCCTCCGTCTACTCTACGAAGATGTCTGGCTCCGATCTTCCGATGGCGTCCGCCTCCATGCATGGTTCATTAAGGTCTTCCCCGATTGTCGAG GTCCAACTATCCTGTTTTTCCAAGAGAATGCTGGAA ATATTGCCCACCGTCTTGAAATGGTTCGCATAATGATACAGAAGTTGCAATGCAATGTTTTCATGCTTTCATACCGAGG ATATGGAGCAAGTGATGGTTATCCTTCTCAGCATGGAATTACCAAGGATGCTCAG GCTGCTCTAGATCATCTTTCTCAGAGGAGTGACATTGACACATCTAGAATACTTGTATTTGGAAGGTCTCTTGGGGGTGCTGTTGGATCCATGCTTGCCAAAAACAACCCTGACAAG GTTGCTGCCCTCGTACTGGAAAACACTTTCACATCTATTCTGGACATGGCTGGAGTTCTACTGCCTTTCCTGAAGTGGTTTATTGGGCGCAGTAGTTCAAAAGGTCCTAAAATTCTTAACTTCCTTGTACGTTCTCCTTGGAGTACCATTGACATAATAGGCCAG GTTAAGCAGCCAATCCTTTTTTTCTCTGGATTGCAAGACGAGATGGTTCCTCCTTCCCATATGCAGCTGTTGTATGCTAAAGCTGCTGCTCATAACAAGAAGtgcatttttgtggaatttcctAATGGCATGCATATGGACACTTGGCTGTCTGGTGGTGATCATTACTGGAGAACAATTCAGCAGTTCCTTGAAGAGCATGTTCCAGAGAAAGATGAAAAAGAACCATCTCAAAGGGATAAAG